The Flavobacteriales bacterium genome window below encodes:
- a CDS encoding ABC transporter permease — translation MFTRPEKLSVYWNRTLDEIIQLGIKSLGLVVVMSFFMGSVLVIQTATAIDSPLIPRYTVGFTLKQSMILEFSSTIISLILAGKIGSNIASELGTMRVSEQIDALDIMGVNSAGYLIAPKIFGAMFVFPIIVVFSMVFGFIGGGFIASTTDLVTLEDYLFGIRSFSEGNDFMLFYTLFKSIVFAFLMTSISSYFGYHARGGALEVGRASTDAVVYSSIFILFSNVLITQLLLI, via the coding sequence ATGTTTACTAGACCTGAGAAGTTGTCTGTATATTGGAATAGAACTTTGGATGAAATTATACAATTGGGTATAAAGTCACTAGGGTTGGTTGTGGTGATGTCTTTTTTTATGGGTAGTGTTTTAGTGATTCAAACAGCCACAGCTATCGACTCTCCTCTAATTCCTCGATATACAGTTGGTTTTACCTTAAAACAGTCGATGATTTTGGAGTTTTCTTCCACTATTATCTCTTTAATTCTTGCAGGTAAAATTGGTTCAAATATCGCTTCAGAGTTAGGAACAATGAGAGTTTCTGAACAAATCGATGCTTTAGATATCATGGGGGTTAATTCGGCTGGTTACCTTATCGCTCCAAAGATATTTGGAGCTATGTTTGTCTTTCCTATTATCGTAGTATTTAGTATGGTTTTTGGGTTTATTGGCGGCGGCTTTATTGCTTCTACTACCGACTTGGTTACCTTAGAAGATTATTTATTTGGTATTCGATCCTTTTCTGAGGGGAACGATTTCATGTTGTTTTATACCTTATTTAAATCCATTGTATTTGCATTCCTCATGACCTCTATTTCCAGTTATTTTGGATATCATGCAAGAGGCGGAGCCTTAGAAGTTGGTCGAGCGAGTACAGATGCGGTAGTATACAGTAGTATTTTTATTCTATTCTCCAATGTTTTAATCACTCAATTATTACTCATTTGA
- a CDS encoding ATP-binding cassette domain-containing protein gives MIEVKNISKSFNGVQILHDVSFQFHTGKTNLIIGQSGSGKSVLTKCIVGLIEPEVGQILFDGRDFIKLKRKEKKNIRKEIGMLFQGSALFDSLTVEENVMFPLKMFSDMSKEEMRDRANFCLERVNIINKNKLFPSETSGGMQKRIAIARAIAMKPKYLFCDEPNSGLDPVTSMLIDELIKELTIEYNMTTIVITHDMNSVLEIGDNIMFLNQGHNHWEGDMRTILTTDNKAVNDFVYVSQFLKQFKDKL, from the coding sequence TTGATAGAAGTTAAAAACATATCTAAATCGTTCAATGGTGTTCAAATTTTACACGATGTTTCTTTTCAGTTTCATACAGGAAAAACAAACTTAATCATTGGGCAAAGTGGTTCAGGAAAATCCGTGCTTACGAAATGTATTGTTGGATTAATAGAACCTGAGGTTGGTCAAATTCTATTTGATGGCAGAGATTTTATCAAACTCAAAAGAAAAGAAAAAAAGAATATTCGAAAAGAAATTGGGATGTTGTTCCAGGGAAGCGCATTATTTGACTCCTTAACTGTTGAAGAAAATGTGATGTTCCCCTTGAAAATGTTCTCTGATATGTCTAAAGAAGAAATGCGAGATAGAGCAAACTTCTGCTTAGAACGTGTTAACATCATCAATAAAAACAAACTTTTCCCTTCAGAAACAAGTGGAGGAATGCAAAAACGTATTGCCATTGCAAGAGCCATTGCAATGAAACCTAAATACCTCTTTTGTGACGAACCCAACTCAGGATTAGATCCCGTTACTTCAATGTTAATCGATGAATTAATTAAGGAGCTGACTATAGAATACAATATGACCACCATTGTCATTACTCATGATATGAACTCAGTATTAGAAATAGGAGATAATATTATGTTTTTAAATCAAGGGCATAATCATTGGGAGGGAGACATGCGTACAATTTTGACTACTGATAATAAAGCTGTAAATGACTTTGTTTACGTTTCACAATTTTTAAAACAATTTAAAGACAAATTATAA
- the hflX gene encoding GTPase HflX, producing the protein MGGVETKNIAKEKAVLVGLIQRDQTTEQVYEYLDELAFLAETAGAETVRNFVQRMDIPNKKTFIGKGKLEEIVDFIQSNKVDIVIFDDELSPSQLRNIEKILECKTIDRSNLILDIFANRAQTANAKTQVELAQLQYMLPRLTRLWTHLDRQKGGIGLRGTGETQIETDRRIVKDKITRLKAKLEKIDKQKTVQRGNRGQLIRVALVGYTNVGKSTTMNLLSKSDIFAENKLFATLDTTVRKIVIKNIPFLLSDTVGFIRKLPHQLVDSFKSTLDEVREADLLLHVVDITHPAFEDHYNTVNETLREIEALNKPTILVFNKVDGYNDLGGFDEGEFSRPTLEELEKTWMSKMQNNCIFISAVEKINIDAFKELMYQEVRKLHVQRFPYNNFLYQDYEQE; encoded by the coding sequence ATGGGAGGAGTAGAGACAAAAAATATTGCAAAAGAGAAAGCTGTTTTAGTAGGTTTAATTCAAAGAGATCAAACAACTGAACAAGTTTATGAATATTTAGATGAATTAGCTTTCTTAGCAGAAACTGCTGGAGCAGAAACTGTACGTAATTTTGTCCAAAGAATGGACATCCCCAATAAAAAAACATTTATTGGTAAAGGAAAGCTAGAAGAAATTGTAGATTTTATTCAATCAAATAAAGTTGACATTGTCATTTTTGATGATGAACTCTCACCTTCTCAATTAAGAAATATTGAAAAAATATTGGAGTGCAAAACTATAGATCGAAGTAATTTAATCTTGGATATTTTTGCCAATAGAGCGCAAACAGCCAACGCTAAAACTCAAGTAGAATTAGCTCAACTTCAATATATGCTTCCACGACTTACTAGACTTTGGACACACTTGGATCGTCAAAAAGGTGGTATAGGTTTACGTGGAACAGGAGAAACTCAAATTGAAACAGATCGAAGAATTGTAAAAGATAAAATTACAAGGTTAAAAGCTAAGTTAGAGAAAATAGATAAACAAAAAACTGTACAAAGGGGCAATAGAGGACAATTAATTCGTGTAGCTCTGGTAGGATATACCAATGTAGGAAAGTCTACTACAATGAATTTATTGAGTAAATCTGATATTTTTGCAGAAAATAAACTCTTTGCAACATTAGATACAACAGTAAGGAAAATTGTCATTAAAAACATTCCTTTTCTATTATCTGATACTGTTGGTTTTATCAGAAAACTTCCACACCAATTGGTTGATTCGTTCAAATCCACTTTAGATGAAGTAAGAGAGGCTGACTTATTGTTGCACGTTGTAGATATAACGCATCCTGCATTTGAAGATCATTATAATACTGTTAATGAAACTTTAAGAGAGATTGAAGCGCTCAATAAACCCACTATTCTTGTCTTTAACAAAGTAGATGGATACAATGATCTGGGAGGTTTTGATGAAGGAGAATTCTCAAGACCAACTTTAGAAGAATTGGAGAAAACATGGATGAGTAAAATGCAAAACAACTGTATTTTTATTTCAGCTGTAGAAAAAATTAACATTGATGCTTTTAAGGAATTAATGTATCAAGAAGTACGAAAATTACACGTTCAACGCTTTCCTTATAACAACTTCCTATATCAAGATTATGAGCAGGAATAA
- a CDS encoding fumarylacetoacetate hydrolase family protein has product MKIICIGRNYAKHAKELGNAIPKEPVFFMKPDSARLPKKAPFYYPNFTKDLHYEVELVIKINKLGKNISQKFAHTYYDEIGLGIDFTARDLQLECKEKGLPWEKAKAFDYSAPMSQKFIPKAEFKDLNSIAFSLHKNQEAVQLGNTKDMLFNFDELIVYLSQFMTLKIGDLIFTGTPAGVGPVSIGDHLEGFIEEQKMIDLKIK; this is encoded by the coding sequence ATGAAAATAATCTGTATTGGTAGAAATTACGCAAAACATGCTAAAGAATTAGGAAATGCTATCCCAAAGGAACCTGTGTTTTTTATGAAACCAGATTCAGCAAGATTACCTAAAAAAGCTCCATTTTATTACCCAAATTTCACAAAAGATTTGCATTATGAAGTGGAACTGGTGATTAAAATAAATAAACTAGGGAAAAATATTTCACAAAAATTTGCGCATACCTATTATGATGAAATTGGTTTAGGAATAGATTTTACAGCAAGAGATCTACAACTAGAATGTAAAGAAAAAGGGTTACCATGGGAAAAAGCCAAAGCTTTTGATTACTCAGCTCCGATGTCCCAAAAATTTATTCCAAAAGCTGAATTTAAAGACTTAAACTCTATAGCATTCAGTTTACATAAAAATCAAGAAGCTGTTCAACTTGGCAATACTAAGGATATGCTTTTTAATTTTGATGAGCTCATTGTGTATTTATCACAGTTTATGACATTAAAAATAGGCGATTTAATTTTTACAGGAACCCCTGCTGGTGTAGGACCAGTGAGTATAGGAGACCACCTTGAAGGTTTTATTGAAGAACAAAAAATGATTGATTTAAAAATAAAGTAA